One window of Camelina sativa cultivar DH55 chromosome 4, Cs, whole genome shotgun sequence genomic DNA carries:
- the LOC104782774 gene encoding F-box protein MAX2-like isoform X3 — protein MASSTTTTTLSDLPDVILSTISSLVSDSRARNSLSLVSHKFLALERSTRSHLTLRGNARDLSLVPGCFRSVSHLDLSFLSPWGHTLLASLPLDHQSLLALRLKICFPSVESLNVYSRSPTSLELLLPQWPRIRHIKLLRWHQRASQIPLGGDFVPIFEHCCGFLESLDLSAFYHWTEDLPPVLLRYADVAARLLRLDLLTASFTEGYKSSEIVSIAKSCPNLRDFRIACTFDPRYFEFVGDETLSAVATNCPNLTLLHMVDTASLANPRAIPEAGGDSAVTAGTLIEVFSGLPNLEELVLDVGKNVNHSGVALEALNSKCKKLRALKLGQFQGVCSATDWGRLDGVALCGGLQSLSIKNSEDLTDMGLVAVGRGCCKLTKFEIQGCENVTVKGLRTMVTLRRMTLTDVRISCCKNLDTTSSLKAIEPICDRIKKLHIDCVWSGSEEEVKEKLETSETNHQDDDDDDDDYERSLKRCKYSSEAEHCSTSDGNGFFSEERVWEKLEYLSLWISVGEFLTPLPMTGLDDCPNLEEIRIKIEGDCRGKRRPAEPEFGLSCLALYPKLSKMKLDCGDTIGFALTAPPMQMDLSLWERFFLTGIGSLSLSELDYWPPQDRDVNQRSLSLPGAGLLQECLTLRKLFIHGTAHEHFMNFLLRIPNLRDVQLRADYYPAPENDMSTEMRVGSCSRFEDQLNSRNIID, from the exons ATGGCTTCTTCAACCACCACCACAACTCTCTCCGACTTACCTGACGTGATCTTATCCACTATTTCCTCACTAGTCTCCGATTCCAGAGCTCGCAACTCTCTCTCCCTAGTCTCTCACAAATTCCTCGCTCTCGAACGATCCACTCGTTCTCACCTCACTCTCCGCGGCAACGCTCGCGACCTCTCTCTCGTCCCCGGCTGTTTCCGATCCGTTTCTCACCTCgatctctctttcctctctccATGGGGTCACACACTCCTCGCTTCTCTCCCTCTCGATCACCAGAGCCTCCTCGCTCTCCGTCTCAAAATCTGTTTCCCTTCCGTCGAGTCTCTCAACGTCTACTCCCGATCACCTACCTCCCTCGAGCTTCTCCTTCCTCAATGGCCGAGGATTCGTCACATCAAGCTCCTCCGATGGCACCAGCGAGCTTCTCAGATCCCTTTAGGCGGCGATTTCGTTCCTATTTTTGAACACTGCTGTGGTTTCCTCGAGTCGTTAGATCTCTCCGCTTTCTATCACTGGACTGAAGACTTGCCTCCTGTTCTTCTCCGTTACGCTGACGTCGCGGCGAGGCTTCTACGGTTGGATCTCTTGACGGCGTCTTTCACCGAAGGTTACAAATCTAGCGAGATCGTTAGTATCGCTAAATCTTGCCCTAATTTGAGAGATTTTCGTATCGCTTGTACTTTTGATCCGAGGTACTTTGAGTTCGTCGGGGATGAGACTCTCTCCGCCGTGGCTACGAATTGCCCTAATTTAACGCTTCTTCATATGGTAGACACGGCGTCTCTGGCGAATCCTAGGGCGATCCCAGAAGCTGGTGGTGACTCGGCTGTCACGGCGGGGACTTTGATTGAGGTTTTCTCTGGTTTACCGAATCTAGAGGAGCTGGTTCTTGATGTAGGGAAGAACGTGAAC CACAGTGGTGTAGCTTTAGAGGCTTTGAATTCCAAATGTAAGAAGCTGAGAGCGTTGAAGCTAGGTCAGTTCCAAGGAGTTTGCTCTGCTACTGATTGGGGGAGGCTCGATGGTGTTGCTTTGTGTGGAGGGTTGCAGTCCTTGTCCATTAAGAATTCCGAAGATTTGACTGATATGGGATTGGTTGCTGTAGGGAGAGGATGTTGTAAGCTGACCAAGTTTGAGATTCAAGGGTGTGAGAATGTAACAGTGAAGGGGTTAAGAACAATGGTTACTCTTCGGAGAATGACTTTAACTGATGTGAGAATCTCTTGCTGCAAGAATCTTGATACAACCTCTTCTTTGAAGGCGATTGAGCCGATATGTGATCGGATCAAGAAACTGCATATAGACTGTGTGTGGTCTGGTTCAGAGGAGGAGGTAAAAGAGAAGTTGGAAACAAGCGAAACTAACCAccaggatgatgatgatgatgatgatgattacgaGAGGAGCCTGAAGAGGTGCAAGTATTCATCGGAGGCAGAACACTGTTCAACCAGTGATGGGAATGGATTCTTTTCTGAAGAAAGAGTATGGGAGAAACTGGAGTATCTGTCTTTATGGATCAGTGTTGGAGAATTTCTGACACCACTACCTATGACAGGACTAGATGACTGTCCAAATTTGGAAGAGATTAGGATCAAGATAGAAGGAGATTGCAGAGGTAAACGCAGGCCAGCTGAGCCAGAGTTCGGGCTAAGCTGTCTTGCTCTCTACCCAAAGCTCTCAAAGATGAAGTTAGATTGCGGGGACACAATCGGTTTTGCACTGACCGCACCGCCAATGCAGATGGATTTGAGCTTATGGGAAAGATTCTTCTTGACCGGAATTGGGAGCTTGAGCTTGAGCGAGCTAGATTATTGGCCACCACAGGATAGAGATGTTAACCAGAGGAGTCTTTCGCTTCCTGGAGCAGGTCTGTTACAAGAGTGCCTGACTCTGAGGAAGCTCTTCATACATGGAACAGCTCATGAGCATTTCATGAACTTTTTGTTGAGAATCCCAAACTTAAGGGATGTACAGCTTAGAGCAGACTATTATCCTGCGCCGGAGAATGATATGAGCACAGAGATGAGAGTTGGTTCGTGTAGCCGCTTCGAGGACCAATTGAACAGCCGCAATATCATCGACTGA
- the LOC104782772 gene encoding protein LIGHT-DEPENDENT SHORT HYPOCOTYLS 10-like, with protein sequence MSSPRERGKSLMESSGSEPPVTPSRYESQKRRDWNTFGQYLKNQRPPVPMSHCSCNHVLDFLRYLDQFGKTKVHVPGCMFYGQPEPPAPCTCPLRQAWGSLDALIGRLRAAYEENGGSPETNPFASGAIRVYLREVRECQAKARGIPYKKKKKKKRTSEMGGGRDDSSSSSSSSFSFS encoded by the coding sequence ATGTCCTCTCcaagagaaagaggaaagagcTTGATGGAATCATCAGGATCAGAGCCACCGGTGACACCAAGCCGATACGAGTCGCAGAAGAGACGCGACTGGAACACTTTCGGACAGTACTTGAAGAATCAGAGACCACCCGTGCCGATGTCTCACTGCAGCTGCAATCACGTGCTTGATTTCCTCAGGTACTTAGACCAGTTCGGTAAGACAAAGGTGCACGTACCTGGCTGTATGTTCTACGGCCAGCCTGAGCCACCAGCTCCTTGCACGTGCCCTCTCAGACAAGCTTGGGGAAGTCTAGACGCTTTGATCGGACGGCTGAGAGCAGCTTATGAGGAGAACGGTGGATCTCCGGAGACGAACCCTTTCGCTAGTGGAGCGATAAGGGTTTATCTGAGGGAGGTTAGGGAGTGTCAGGCTAAGGCTAGAGGGATTccttacaagaagaagaagaagaagaagcgaacgTCGGAGATGGGTGGTGGAAGAGacgactcttcttcttcctcatcctcttccTTCAGCTTCTCTTAA
- the LOC104782773 gene encoding serine/threonine-protein kinase EDR1-like: MGANCCGCHKGTVESVQGSIMSLTDLKNQARDLEEMVVEETRDDAGPPSPTSSPSEVEVLATGLKEMVVEVARDYAGPSEPLPLSPTSSPSEIEEISQSVCLVSQDETSDTKESPKNLDQDEVSSFEASNYLWSTGLFPYPIPSGFYSVVPVERLKLSKSIPTMEEINALEDHERLKAGVICVDFKKDYKLRLLKLLYYGLVSGLNSEPVKVIKKTAELVVKAKRSQSFKSRGFPLLGNIIKHGSCRARAILFKVLADTVRLESKLVVGFPSDLGSSSSVDPRYHMSVVVALDGVEMLVDLKRCPGQLKPFSPKEVYLAHVSTAWQTGFVDSDSCASPLEPNSPMERSGSSSVLQSGSSGSRNKLIIKEQGSPGSSSNSNGTAEPETEGIRSRRMKTPKISPGEGSQMVIDIVAI; the protein is encoded by the exons ATGGGAGCTAACTGTTGTGGATGTCACAAAGGAACTGTTGAATCAGTTCAAGGCTCCATCATGTC GTTAACTGACCTGAAGAACCAAGCTAGAG ACCTCGAGGAGATGGTtgtagaagagacaagagatGATGCTGGGCCTCCGAGTCCTACCTCGAGCCCTTCAGAAGTTGAGGTCCTAGCTACAG GCCTCAAGGAGATGGTTGTAGAAGTGGCAAGAGATTATGCTGGGCCATCAGAACCACTACCTCTAAGTCCTACCTCGAGCCCTTCAGAAATTGAGGAGATATCCCAGTCTGTATGTCTGGTATCACAAGATGAAACCTCGGATACCAAAGAATCACCCAAAAATCTTGATCAAGATGAAGTGTCAAGTTTTGAAGCATCAAATTATCTTTGGAGTACTGGGTTGTTTCCTTACCCGATTCCGAGTGGTTTTTACTCTGTGGTCCCG GTTGAGAGATTGAAGCTTTCTAAAAGCATTCCTACAATGGAAGAAATTAATGCTCTTGAGGATCATGAACGACTTAAGGCTGGTGTGATTTGTGTAGATTTTAAGAAGGATTACAAGCTTCGGTTGTTGAAGCTGTTATATTACGGACTTGTCAGTGGATTGAACTCAGAGCCGGTtaaagtaattaagaaaactGCTGAACTG GTAGTAAAAGCAAAACGGAGTCAATCATTTAAAAGTCGTGGGTTTCCACTGCTAGGAAACATCATCAAACATGGTTCTTGTCGTGCTCGAGCAATCCTCTTTAAAGTTCTGGCTGATACTGTTCGTCTTGAAAGTAAGCTTGTAGTG GGTTTCCCTAGTGATCTGGGATCTTCCTCTAGTGTCGATCCACGTTATCATATGTCTGTTGTGGTTGCGCTCGATGGTGTGGAAATGCTGGTCGACCTTAAGCGATGTCCTGGTCAGCTAAAACCCTTCTCACCCAAGGAAGTTTATCTAGCTCATGTCTCAACGGCATGGCAGACTGGTTTTGTAGACAGTGACTCTTGTGCTTCACCATTGGAGCCAAACAGTCCCATGGAACGGTCTGGTTCTTCATCTGTGTTACAATCCGGTTCAAG TGGTTCACGAAACAAGCTAATCATCAAGGAACAGGGATCTCCTGGTTCCAG TTCTAACTCAAATGGAACAGCAGAGCCGGAAACAGAGGGAATAAGGAGTAGGCGTATGAAGACTCCTAAGATCAGCCCTGGAGAGGGGTCCCAAATG GTCATTGATATAGTTGCCATATAA
- the LOC104782774 gene encoding F-box protein MAX2-like isoform X2 has product MASSTTTTTLSDLPDVILSTISSLVSDSRARNSLSLVSHKFLALERSTRSHLTLRGNARDLSLVPGCFRSVSHLDLSFLSPWGHTLLASLPLDHQSLLALRLKICFPSVESLNVYSRSPTSLELLLPQWPRIRHIKLLRWHQRASQIPLGGDFVPIFEHCCGFLESLDLSAFYHWTEDLPPVLLRYADVAARLLRLDLLTASFTEGYKSSEIVSITKSCPNLREFRVACTFDPRYFEFVGDETLSAVATNCPSLTLLHMVDTASLANPRAIPGTEAGDSAVTAGTLIEVFSGLPNLEELVLDVGKNVNHSGVALEALNSKCKKLRALKLGQFQGVCSATDWGRLDGVALCGGLQSLSIKNSEDLTDMGLVAVGRGCCKLTKFEIQGCENVTVKGLRTMVTLRRMTLTDVRISCCKNLDTTSSLKAIEPICDRIKKLHIDCVWSGSEEEVKEKLETSETNHQDDDDDDDDYERSLKRCKYSSEAEHCSTSDGNGFFSEERVWEKLEYLSLWISVGEFLTPLPMTGLDDCPNLEEIRIKIEGDCRGKRRPAEPEFGLSCLALYPKLSKMKLDCGDTIGFALTAPPMQMDLSLWERFFLTGIGSLSLSELDYWPPQDRDVNQRSLSLPGAGLLQECLTLRKLFIHGTAHEHFMNFLLRIPNLRDVQLRADYYPAPENDMSTEMRVGSCSRFEDQLNSRNIID; this is encoded by the exons ATGGCTTCTTCAACCACCACCACAACTCTCTCCGACTTACCTGACGTGATCTTATCCACTATTTCCTCACTAGTCTCCGATTCCAGAGCTCGCAACTCTCTCTCCCTAGTCTCTCACAAATTCCTCGCTCTCGAACGATCCACTCGTTCTCACCTCACTCTCCGCGGCAACGCTCGCGACCTCTCTCTCGTCCCCGGCTGTTTCCGATCCGTTTCTCACCTCgatctctctttcctctctccATGGGGTCACACACTCCTCGCTTCTCTCCCTCTCGATCACCAGAGCCTCCTCGCTCTCCGTCTCAAAATCTGTTTCCCTTCCGTCGAGTCTCTCAACGTCTACTCCCGATCACCTACCTCCCTCGAGCTTCTCCTTCCTCAATGGCCGAGGATTCGTCACATCAAGCTCCTCCGATGGCACCAGCGAGCTTCTCAGATCCCTTTAGGCGGCGATTTCGTTCCTATTTTTGAACACTGCTGTGGTTTCCTCGAGTCGTTAGATCTCTCCGCTTTCTATCACTGGACTGAAGACTTGCCTCCTGTTCTTCTCCGTTACGCTGACGTCGCGGCGAG GCTTCTACGGTTGGATCTCTTGACGGCGTCTTTCACCGAAGGTTACAAATCTAGCGAGATCGTCAGTATCACTAAATCTTGCCCTAATTTGAGAGAGTTTCGTGTCGCTTGTACTTTTGATCCGAGGTACTTTGAGTTCGTCGGAGATGAGACTCTCTCCGCCGTCGCTACCAATTGCCCTAGTTTAACGCTTCTCCATATGGTAGACACGGCGTCTCTGGCGAATCCTAGGGCGATTCCAGGTACGGAAGCTGGTGACTCGGCTGTCACGGCGGGGACTTTGATTGAGGTTTTCTCTGGTTTACCGAATCTAGAGGAGCTGGTTCTTGATGTAGGGAAGAACGTGAACCACAGTGGTGTAGCTTTAGAGGCTTTGAATTCCAAATGTAAGAAGCTGAGAGCGTTGAAGCTAGGTCAGTTCCAAGGAGTTTGCTCTGCTACTGATTGGGGGAGGCTCGATGGTGTTGCTTTGTGTGGAGGGTTGCAGTCCTTGTCCATTAAGAATTCCGAAGATTTGACTGATATGGGATTGGTTGCTGTAGGGAGAGGATGTTGTAAGCTGACCAAGTTTGAGATTCAAGGGTGTGAGAATGTAACAGTGAAGGGGTTAAGAACAATGGTTACTCTTCGGAGAATGACTTTAACTGATGTGAGAATCTCTTGCTGCAAGAATCTTGATACAACCTCTTCTTTGAAGGCGATTGAGCCGATATGTGATCGGATCAAGAAACTGCATATAGACTGTGTGTGGTCTGGTTCAGAGGAGGAGGTAAAAGAGAAGTTGGAAACAAGCGAAACTAACCAccaggatgatgatgatgatgatgatgattacgaGAGGAGCCTGAAGAGGTGCAAGTATTCATCGGAGGCAGAACACTGTTCAACCAGTGATGGGAATGGATTCTTTTCTGAAGAAAGAGTATGGGAGAAACTGGAGTATCTGTCTTTATGGATCAGTGTTGGAGAATTTCTGACACCACTACCTATGACAGGACTAGATGACTGTCCAAATTTGGAAGAGATTAGGATCAAGATAGAAGGAGATTGCAGAGGTAAACGCAGGCCAGCTGAGCCAGAGTTCGGGCTAAGCTGTCTTGCTCTCTACCCAAAGCTCTCAAAGATGAAGTTAGATTGCGGGGACACAATCGGTTTTGCACTGACCGCACCGCCAATGCAGATGGATTTGAGCTTATGGGAAAGATTCTTCTTGACCGGAATTGGGAGCTTGAGCTTGAGCGAGCTAGATTATTGGCCACCACAGGATAGAGATGTTAACCAGAGGAGTCTTTCGCTTCCTGGAGCAGGTCTGTTACAAGAGTGCCTGACTCTGAGGAAGCTCTTCATACATGGAACAGCTCATGAGCATTTCATGAACTTTTTGTTGAGAATCCCAAACTTAAGGGATGTACAGCTTAGAGCAGACTATTATCCTGCGCCGGAGAATGATATGAGCACAGAGATGAGAGTTGGTTCGTGTAGCCGCTTCGAGGACCAATTGAACAGCCGCAATATCATCGACTGA
- the LOC104782774 gene encoding F-box protein MAX2-like isoform X1, whose protein sequence is MASSTTTTTLSDLPDVILSTISSLVSDSRARNSLSLVSHKFLALERSTRSHLTLRGNARDLSLVPGCFRSVSHLDLSFLSPWGHTLLASLPLDHQSLLALRLKICFPSVESLNVYSRSPTSLELLLPQWPRIRHIKLLRWHQRASQIPLGGDFVPIFEHCCGFLESLDLSAFYHWTEDLPPVLLRYADVAARLLRLDLLTASFTEGYKSSEIVSITKSCPNLREFRVACTFDPRYFEFVGDETLSAVATNCPSLTLLHMVDTASLANPRAIPGTEAGDSAVTAGTLIEVFSGLPNLEELVLDVGKNVNHSGVALEALNSKCKKLRALKLGQFQGVCSATDWGRLDGVALCGGLQSLSIKNSEDLTDMGLVAVGRGCCKLTKFEIQGCENVTVKGLRTMVTLRRMTLTDVRISCCKNLDTTSSLKAIEPICDRIKKLHIDCVWSGSEEEVKEKLETSETNHQDDDDDDDDYERSLKRCKYSSEAEHCSTSDGNGFFSEERVWEKLEYLSLWISVGEFLTPLPMTGLDDCPNLEEIRIKIEGDCRGKRRPAEPEFGLSCLALYPKLSKMKLDCGDTIGFALTAPPMQMDLSLWERFFLTGIGSLSLSELDYWPPQDRDVNQRSLSLPGAGLLQECLTLRKLFIHGTAHEHFMNFLLRIPNLRDVQLRADYYPAPENDMSTEMRVGSCSRFEDQLNSRNIID, encoded by the exons ATGGCTTCTTCAACCACCACCACAACTCTCTCCGACTTACCTGACGTGATCTTATCCACTATTTCCTCACTAGTCTCCGATTCCAGAGCTCGCAACTCTCTCTCCCTAGTCTCTCACAAATTCCTCGCTCTCGAACGATCCACTCGTTCTCACCTCACTCTCCGCGGCAACGCTCGCGACCTCTCTCTCGTCCCCGGCTGTTTCCGATCCGTTTCTCACCTCgatctctctttcctctctccATGGGGTCACACACTCCTCGCTTCTCTCCCTCTCGATCACCAGAGCCTCCTCGCTCTCCGTCTCAAAATCTGTTTCCCTTCCGTCGAGTCTCTCAACGTCTACTCCCGATCACCTACCTCCCTCGAGCTTCTCCTTCCTCAATGGCCGAGGATTCGTCACATCAAGCTCCTCCGATGGCACCAGCGAGCTTCTCAGATCCCTTTAGGCGGCGATTTCGTTCCTATTTTTGAACACTGCTGTGGTTTCCTCGAGTCGTTAGATCTCTCCGCTTTCTATCACTGGACTGAAGACTTGCCTCCTGTTCTTCTC CGTTACGCTGACGTTGCGGCGAGGCTTCTACGGTTGGATCTCTTGACGGCGTCTTTCACCGAAGGTTACAAATCTAGCGAGATCGTCAGTATCACTAAATCTTGCCCTAATTTGAGAGAGTTTCGTGTCGCTTGTACTTTTGATCCGAGGTACTTTGAGTTCGTCGGAGATGAGACTCTCTCCGCCGTCGCTACCAATTGCCCTAGTTTAACGCTTCTCCATATGGTAGACACGGCGTCTCTGGCGAATCCTAGGGCGATTCCAGGTACGGAAGCTGGTGACTCGGCTGTCACGGCGGGGACTTTGATTGAGGTTTTCTCTGGTTTACCGAATCTAGAGGAGCTGGTTCTTGATGTAGGGAAGAACGTGAACCACAGTGGTGTAGCTTTAGAGGCTTTGAATTCCAAATGTAAGAAGCTGAGAGCGTTGAAGCTAGGTCAGTTCCAAGGAGTTTGCTCTGCTACTGATTGGGGGAGGCTCGATGGTGTTGCTTTGTGTGGAGGGTTGCAGTCCTTGTCCATTAAGAATTCCGAAGATTTGACTGATATGGGATTGGTTGCTGTAGGGAGAGGATGTTGTAAGCTGACCAAGTTTGAGATTCAAGGGTGTGAGAATGTAACAGTGAAGGGGTTAAGAACAATGGTTACTCTTCGGAGAATGACTTTAACTGATGTGAGAATCTCTTGCTGCAAGAATCTTGATACAACCTCTTCTTTGAAGGCGATTGAGCCGATATGTGATCGGATCAAGAAACTGCATATAGACTGTGTGTGGTCTGGTTCAGAGGAGGAGGTAAAAGAGAAGTTGGAAACAAGCGAAACTAACCAccaggatgatgatgatgatgatgatgattacgaGAGGAGCCTGAAGAGGTGCAAGTATTCATCGGAGGCAGAACACTGTTCAACCAGTGATGGGAATGGATTCTTTTCTGAAGAAAGAGTATGGGAGAAACTGGAGTATCTGTCTTTATGGATCAGTGTTGGAGAATTTCTGACACCACTACCTATGACAGGACTAGATGACTGTCCAAATTTGGAAGAGATTAGGATCAAGATAGAAGGAGATTGCAGAGGTAAACGCAGGCCAGCTGAGCCAGAGTTCGGGCTAAGCTGTCTTGCTCTCTACCCAAAGCTCTCAAAGATGAAGTTAGATTGCGGGGACACAATCGGTTTTGCACTGACCGCACCGCCAATGCAGATGGATTTGAGCTTATGGGAAAGATTCTTCTTGACCGGAATTGGGAGCTTGAGCTTGAGCGAGCTAGATTATTGGCCACCACAGGATAGAGATGTTAACCAGAGGAGTCTTTCGCTTCCTGGAGCAGGTCTGTTACAAGAGTGCCTGACTCTGAGGAAGCTCTTCATACATGGAACAGCTCATGAGCATTTCATGAACTTTTTGTTGAGAATCCCAAACTTAAGGGATGTACAGCTTAGAGCAGACTATTATCCTGCGCCGGAGAATGATATGAGCACAGAGATGAGAGTTGGTTCGTGTAGCCGCTTCGAGGACCAATTGAACAGCCGCAATATCATCGACTGA
- the LOC104782774 gene encoding F-box protein MAX2-like isoform X4, with protein sequence MASSTTTTTLSDLPDVILSTISSLVSDSRARNSLSLVSHKFLALERSTRSHLTLRGNARDLSLVPGCFRSVSHLDLSFLSPWGHTLLASLPLDHQSLLALRLKICFPSVESLNVYSRSPTSLELLLPQWPRIRHIKLLRWHQRASQIPLGGDFVPIFEHCCGFLESLDLSAFYHWTEDLPPVLLRYADVAARLLRLDLLTASFTEGYKSSEIVSITKSCPNLREFRVACTFDPRYFEFVGDETLSAVATNCPSLTLLHMVDTASLANPRAIPGTEAGDSAVTAGTLIEVFSGLPNLEELVLDVGKNVNHSGVALEALNSKCKKLRALKLGQFQGVCSATDWGRLDGVALCGGLQSLSIKNSEDLTDMGLVAVGRGCCKLTKFEIQGCENVTVKGLRTMVTLRRMTLTDVRISCCKNLDTTSSLKAIEPICDRIKKLHIDCVWSGSEEEVKEKLETSETNHQDDDDDDDDYERSLKRCKYSSEAEHCSTSDGNGFFSEERVWEKLEYLSLWISVGEFLTPLPMTGLDDCPNLEEIRIKIEGDCRGKRRPAEPEFGLSCLALYPKLSKMKLDCGDTIGFALTAPPMQMDLSLWERFFLTGIGSLSLSELDYWPPQDRDVNQRSLSLPGAGLLQECLTLRKLFIHGTAHEHFMNFLLRIPNLRDVQLRADYYPAPENDMSTEMRVGSCSRFEDQLNSRNIID encoded by the exons ATGGCTTCTTCAACCACCACCACAACTCTCTCCGACTTACCTGACGTGATCTTATCCACTATTTCCTCACTAGTCTCCGATTCCAGAGCTCGCAACTCTCTCTCCCTAGTCTCTCACAAATTCCTCGCTCTCGAACGATCCACTCGTTCTCACCTCACTCTCCGCGGCAACGCTCGCGACCTCTCTCTCGTCCCCGGCTGTTTCCGATCCGTTTCTCACCTCgatctctctttcctctctccATGGGGTCACACACTCCTCGCTTCTCTCCCTCTCGATCACCAGAGCCTCCTCGCTCTCCGTCTCAAAATCTGTTTCCCTTCCGTCGAGTCTCTCAACGTCTACTCCCGATCACCTACCTCCCTCGAGCTTCTCCTTCCTCAATGGCCGAGGATTCGTCACATCAAGCTCCTCCGATGGCACCAGCGAGCTTCTCAGATCCCTTTAGGCGGCGATTTCGTTCCTATTTTTGAACACTGCTGTGGTTTCCTCGAGTCGTTAGATCTCTCCGCTTTCTATCACTGGACTGAAGACTTGCCTCCTGTTCTTCTCCGTTACGCTGACGTCGCGGCGAGGCTTCTACGGTTGGATCTCTTGACGGCGTCTTTCACCGAAG GTTACAAATCTAGCGAGATCGTCAGTATCACTAAATCTTGCCCTAATTTGAGAGAGTTTCGTGTCGCTTGTACTTTTGATCCGAGGTACTTTGAGTTCGTCGGAGATGAGACTCTCTCCGCCGTCGCTACCAATTGCCCTAGTTTAACGCTTCTCCATATGGTAGACACGGCGTCTCTGGCGAATCCTAGGGCGATTCCAGGTACGGAAGCTGGTGACTCGGCTGTCACGGCGGGGACTTTGATTGAGGTTTTCTCTGGTTTACCGAATCTAGAGGAGCTGGTTCTTGATGTAGGGAAGAACGTGAACCACAGTGGTGTAGCTTTAGAGGCTTTGAATTCCAAATGTAAGAAGCTGAGAGCGTTGAAGCTAGGTCAGTTCCAAGGAGTTTGCTCTGCTACTGATTGGGGGAGGCTCGATGGTGTTGCTTTGTGTGGAGGGTTGCAGTCCTTGTCCATTAAGAATTCCGAAGATTTGACTGATATGGGATTGGTTGCTGTAGGGAGAGGATGTTGTAAGCTGACCAAGTTTGAGATTCAAGGGTGTGAGAATGTAACAGTGAAGGGGTTAAGAACAATGGTTACTCTTCGGAGAATGACTTTAACTGATGTGAGAATCTCTTGCTGCAAGAATCTTGATACAACCTCTTCTTTGAAGGCGATTGAGCCGATATGTGATCGGATCAAGAAACTGCATATAGACTGTGTGTGGTCTGGTTCAGAGGAGGAGGTAAAAGAGAAGTTGGAAACAAGCGAAACTAACCAccaggatgatgatgatgatgatgatgattacgaGAGGAGCCTGAAGAGGTGCAAGTATTCATCGGAGGCAGAACACTGTTCAACCAGTGATGGGAATGGATTCTTTTCTGAAGAAAGAGTATGGGAGAAACTGGAGTATCTGTCTTTATGGATCAGTGTTGGAGAATTTCTGACACCACTACCTATGACAGGACTAGATGACTGTCCAAATTTGGAAGAGATTAGGATCAAGATAGAAGGAGATTGCAGAGGTAAACGCAGGCCAGCTGAGCCAGAGTTCGGGCTAAGCTGTCTTGCTCTCTACCCAAAGCTCTCAAAGATGAAGTTAGATTGCGGGGACACAATCGGTTTTGCACTGACCGCACCGCCAATGCAGATGGATTTGAGCTTATGGGAAAGATTCTTCTTGACCGGAATTGGGAGCTTGAGCTTGAGCGAGCTAGATTATTGGCCACCACAGGATAGAGATGTTAACCAGAGGAGTCTTTCGCTTCCTGGAGCAGGTCTGTTACAAGAGTGCCTGACTCTGAGGAAGCTCTTCATACATGGAACAGCTCATGAGCATTTCATGAACTTTTTGTTGAGAATCCCAAACTTAAGGGATGTACAGCTTAGAGCAGACTATTATCCTGCGCCGGAGAATGATATGAGCACAGAGATGAGAGTTGGTTCGTGTAGCCGCTTCGAGGACCAATTGAACAGCCGCAATATCATCGACTGA